The following are from one region of the Cyclopterus lumpus isolate fCycLum1 chromosome 21, fCycLum1.pri, whole genome shotgun sequence genome:
- the lats2 gene encoding serine/threonine-protein kinase LATS2 isoform X1 — MRPKTFPAAPYVGNTRQRLQEIKEGLKQPAKLVSQALHGVGSRGDRGADCKSNGKDAASRQQQQLRPPQKFNNYQNALREIRKSLMPFANESGPAAGSGHPAGVGEVNRQMLQELVNAGCDQEMAVRALKQTGSRNIEAALEYISKMGYLDPRNELIVRVIKQTSPGKAVMPNPMDHRPALEAPGEAGVMPQYHQMGAPMYEGPGGYGPEGEMPRPYMSAPPVMNYMMPPSGAAQGPPMGRPPSMGTYPPVMAAQSNSASTMYPPGAQQKGYPGGMEQHGPMMSYTVPGQPLQLQPQPPGGPVPGPHYGHARPHMMEPAGYGVKRTASFQNKMAPPPMAAPDNYMQGKGPMGQSVPGGGGYPANLYLPPHSHPRQASPTSHQVHMMSRSPGGVAAMGPDFSDMPQGLMTPSRASLNLDLYEHHWAGPPGAEGAPQARQPQPQGPFRGEVRAPSRTNSFNSRSAGPNGVRPAMAAPPTAGKQDPSLGPPNTITAVTSPPIQQPVKSIRVMRPEPKTAVGPCHPSWMTAQEAAEPLAYMPEETYPLEPAPEPRCPPPPYPKSLLLEDGAGVMCGAQDAAAAVTVTARSTRGGSGGSAKAEESQQVKEKNKTGKGEKAVKDKKQIQTSPVPVRKNGRDEEKRESRIKTYSPFAFKFYMEQHIENVMKTHQQKLNRRLQLEQEMSKAGLSEAEQEQMRKMLNQKESNYNRLRRAKMDKSMFVKIKTLGIGAFGEVCLTRKVDTGALYAMKTLRKKDVLNRNQVAHVKAERDILAEADNEWVVRLYYSFQDRNSLYFVMDYIPGGDMMSLLIRMGVFPEPLARFYVAELTLAIESVHKMGFIHRDIKPDNILIDLDGHIKLTDFGLCTGFRWTHNSKYYQKGSHVRQDSMEPSDFWDDVSNCRCGDRLMSLEQSANRQHQRCLAHSLVGTPNYIAPEVLLRKGYTQLCDWWSVGVILFEMLVGQPPFLASTPTETQIKVINWESTLQVPAQVKLSPEAVDIIGRLCCSAEDRLGANGAGEIKAHPFFTQMDFSSNLRQQPAPYRPKIAHPMDTSNFDPVEEEGGPGAWSDSGDSTRALDTLCSPHGKHPEHAFYEFTFRRFFDDNGCPFRYPKPLEASGAAPSAGRDDEEENEEDEEEEEDDEEEDEEGEQGEGCEPVYV, encoded by the exons ATGAGGCCCAAGACGTTCCCGGCGGCCCCGTACGTGGGCAACACGCGCCAGAGGCTCCAGGAGATCAAGGAGGGTCTGAAGCAGCCGGCCAAGCTGGTGAGCCAGGCCCTGCACGGGGTCGGCTCCCGGGGCGACCGGGGCGCCGACTGCAAGAGCAACGGGAAGGACGCCGCcagccggcagcagcagcagctccgccCCCCGCAGAAGTTCAACAACTACCAGAATGCACTGCGGGAAATACGCAAGTCGCTCATGCCCTTCGCCAACGAGTCGGGCCCGGCGGCCGGGTCGGGGCACCCCGCGGGGGTCGGGGAGGTCAACCGGCAGATGCTGCAGGAGCTGGTCAACGCCGGCTGTGACCAg GAGATGGCGGTGCGGGCGCTGAAGCAGACGGGAAGCAGGAACATCGAAGCGGCCTTGGAGTACATCAGTAAAATGGGGTACCTCGACCCGCGCAACGAGCTCATCGTGCGCGTCATCAAGCAGACGTCTCCAG GGAAAGCTGTCATGCCAAACCCGATGGACCACCGACCCGCGTTGGAGGCTCCAGGTGAGGCCGGTGTAATGCCTCAGTACCACCAGATGGGGGCTCCCATGTACGAGGGGCCAGGTGGATACGGCCCCGAGGGGGAGATGCCCAGACCTTACATGAGCGCTCCCCCCGTGATGAACTACATGATGCCCCCGTCTGGTGCGGCGCAGGGCCCCCCCATGGGCCGACCCCCCAGTATGGGCACCTATCCGCCGGTGATGGCGGCCCAGAGCAACTCGGCCAGCACCATGTACCCGCCGGGGGCCCAGCAGAAGGGCTACCCCGGCGGTATGGAGCAGCACGGACCCATGATGAGCTACACCGTCCCCGGCCAGCCGCTGCAGCTCCAGCCTCAGCCACCGGGGGGCCCAGTCCCAGGCCCCCACTACGGCCACGCCAGGCCGCACATGATGGAGCCCGCTGGCTACGGAGTGAAGAGGACCGCCTCCTTCCAGAACAAGATGGCGCCGCCGCCCATGGCGGCCCCAGACAACTACATGCAAGGGAAAGGGCCCATGGGCCAGAGCGTTCCTGGGGGAGGAGGCTACCCGGCTAACCTGTACCTTCCCCCTCATTCCCACCCGCGCCAGGCCAGCCCCACCTCCCACCAGGTCCACATGATGTCCCGCTCGCCAGGCGGGGTGGCGGCCATGGGCCCCGACTTCTCTGACATGCCGCAGGGCTTGATGACGCCCTCCAGGGCCAGCCTCAACCTGGACCTGTATGAGCACCACTGGGCGGGGCCTCCGGGGGCTGAAGGCGCGCCTCAGGCCAGGCAGCCCCAGCCCCAGGGCCCCTTCAGGGGGGAGGTGCGTGCACCCAGCAGGACCAACTCCTTCAACAGTCGCTCCGCGGGGCCCAATGGCGTCCGGCCCGCGATGGCCGCGCCGCCCACAGCTGGCAAACAGGACCCCTCCTTGGGCCCTCCGAACACCATCACGGCTGTGACGTCCCCCCCCATCCAACAGCCGGTCAAGAGCATCCGCGTGATGAGGCCGGAGCCCAAGACGGCCGTGGGGCCGTGTCACCCCAGCTGGATGACGGCCCAGGAAGCCGCGGAGCCTCTGGCTTACATGCCGGAGGAGACCTACCCCCTGGAGCCCGCTCCGGAGCCACGCTGCCCCCCGCCCCCTTATCCCAAGAGCCTGCTCCTGGAGGACGGAGCCGGGGTCATGTGTGGAGCCCaggacgccgccgccgccgtcacCGTCACCGCCAGGAGCACGCGCGGCGGCAGCGGAGGGAGCGCGAAGGCCGAGGAGAGCcagcaggtgaaggagaagaacaagacgGGCAAGGGAGAGAAGGCGGTGAAGGACAAGAAGCAGATCCAGACGTCGCCCGTTCCGGTGAGGAAGAACGGGCGTgacgaggagaagagggagTCGCGCATCAAGACCTACTCGCCCTTCGCCTTCAAGTTCTACATGGAGCAGCACATAGAGAACGTGATGAAGACCCACCAGCAGAAACTGAACCGCAGGCTTCAGCTGGAGCAAGAGATGTCAAAG GCCGGCCTGTCGGAGGCGGAGCAGGAGCAGATGAGGAAGATGCTGAACCAGAAGGAGTCCAACTACAACCGGCTCCGCCGAGCCAAAATGGACAAGTCCATGTTCGTCAAGATCAAGACGCTGGGCATCGGCGCCTTCGGCGAAGTGTGCCTCACGCGCAAAGTGGACACGGGCGCGCTGTACGCCATGAAAACACTGCGCAAGAAAGACGTCCTCAACCGCAACCAG GTGGCCCACGTGAAAGCGGAGCGCGACATCCTGGCGGAGGCCGACAACGAGTGGGTGGTGCGCCTCTACTACTCCTTCCAGGACCGCAACAGCCTCTACTTCGTCATGGACTACATCCCGGGTGGGGACATGATGAGCCTGCTCATCCGGATGGGCGTCTTCCCCGAGCCTCTGGCGCGCTTCTACGTGGCGGAGCTGACGCTGGCCATCGAGAGCGTCCACAAGATGGGCTTCATCCACCGCGACATCAAGCCCGACAACATCCTCATCGACCTGGACGGACACATCAAGCTGACGGACTTCGGCCTGTGCACGGGCTTCCGCTGGACGCACAACTCCAAGTACTACCAGAAAG GGAGCCACGTCCGCCAGGACAGCATGGAGCCCAGCGACTTCTGGGACGACGTGTCCAACTGCCGCTGCGGCGACCGGCTGATGTCGCTGGAGCAGAGCGCCAACCGGCAGCACCAGCGCTGCCTGGCTCACTCGCTGGTGGGGACGCCCAACTACATCGCGCCGGAGGTGCTGCTGCGCAAAG GTTACACCCAGCTGTGTGACTGGTGGAGTGTGGGAGTGATCCTGTTTGAGATGCTGGTGGGACAGCCGCCCTTCCTGGCCTCCACGCCCACCGAGACTCAGATCAAG GTCATCAACTGGGAGAGCACGCTGCAGGTGCCCGCGCAGGTCAAACTGAGCCCCGAGGCCGTCGACATCATCGGCCGCCTCTGCTGCTCCGCGGAGGATCGCCTGGGCGCCAACGGCGCCGGCGAGATCAAGGCCCACCCCTTCTTCACCCAGATGGACTTCTCCAGCAACCTGCGGCAGCAGCCGGCGCCCTACCGGCCCAAGATCGCCCACCCGATGGACACGTCCAACTTCGACcccgtggaggaggagggcggccCCGGGGCGTGGAGCGACAGCGGCGACAGCACCCGGGCCCTGGACACGCTGTGCTCGCCGCACGGGAAGCACCCGGAGCACGCCTTCTACGAGTTCACCTTCCGCCGGTTCTTCGACGACAACGGCTGCCCCTTCCGCTACCCGAAGCCGCTCGAGGCCAGCGGGGCGGCGCCGAGCGCCGGTcgggacgacgaggaggagaacgaggaagacgaggaggaagaagaggacgacgaggaggaggacgaggagggagagcaggggGAGGGGTGCGAGCCGGTGTACGTGTAG
- the lats2 gene encoding serine/threonine-protein kinase LATS2 isoform X2: MAVRALKQTGSRNIEAALEYISKMGYLDPRNELIVRVIKQTSPGKAVMPNPMDHRPALEAPGEAGVMPQYHQMGAPMYEGPGGYGPEGEMPRPYMSAPPVMNYMMPPSGAAQGPPMGRPPSMGTYPPVMAAQSNSASTMYPPGAQQKGYPGGMEQHGPMMSYTVPGQPLQLQPQPPGGPVPGPHYGHARPHMMEPAGYGVKRTASFQNKMAPPPMAAPDNYMQGKGPMGQSVPGGGGYPANLYLPPHSHPRQASPTSHQVHMMSRSPGGVAAMGPDFSDMPQGLMTPSRASLNLDLYEHHWAGPPGAEGAPQARQPQPQGPFRGEVRAPSRTNSFNSRSAGPNGVRPAMAAPPTAGKQDPSLGPPNTITAVTSPPIQQPVKSIRVMRPEPKTAVGPCHPSWMTAQEAAEPLAYMPEETYPLEPAPEPRCPPPPYPKSLLLEDGAGVMCGAQDAAAAVTVTARSTRGGSGGSAKAEESQQVKEKNKTGKGEKAVKDKKQIQTSPVPVRKNGRDEEKRESRIKTYSPFAFKFYMEQHIENVMKTHQQKLNRRLQLEQEMSKAGLSEAEQEQMRKMLNQKESNYNRLRRAKMDKSMFVKIKTLGIGAFGEVCLTRKVDTGALYAMKTLRKKDVLNRNQVAHVKAERDILAEADNEWVVRLYYSFQDRNSLYFVMDYIPGGDMMSLLIRMGVFPEPLARFYVAELTLAIESVHKMGFIHRDIKPDNILIDLDGHIKLTDFGLCTGFRWTHNSKYYQKGSHVRQDSMEPSDFWDDVSNCRCGDRLMSLEQSANRQHQRCLAHSLVGTPNYIAPEVLLRKGYTQLCDWWSVGVILFEMLVGQPPFLASTPTETQIKVINWESTLQVPAQVKLSPEAVDIIGRLCCSAEDRLGANGAGEIKAHPFFTQMDFSSNLRQQPAPYRPKIAHPMDTSNFDPVEEEGGPGAWSDSGDSTRALDTLCSPHGKHPEHAFYEFTFRRFFDDNGCPFRYPKPLEASGAAPSAGRDDEEENEEDEEEEEDDEEEDEEGEQGEGCEPVYV; encoded by the exons ATGGCGGTGCGGGCGCTGAAGCAGACGGGAAGCAGGAACATCGAAGCGGCCTTGGAGTACATCAGTAAAATGGGGTACCTCGACCCGCGCAACGAGCTCATCGTGCGCGTCATCAAGCAGACGTCTCCAG GGAAAGCTGTCATGCCAAACCCGATGGACCACCGACCCGCGTTGGAGGCTCCAGGTGAGGCCGGTGTAATGCCTCAGTACCACCAGATGGGGGCTCCCATGTACGAGGGGCCAGGTGGATACGGCCCCGAGGGGGAGATGCCCAGACCTTACATGAGCGCTCCCCCCGTGATGAACTACATGATGCCCCCGTCTGGTGCGGCGCAGGGCCCCCCCATGGGCCGACCCCCCAGTATGGGCACCTATCCGCCGGTGATGGCGGCCCAGAGCAACTCGGCCAGCACCATGTACCCGCCGGGGGCCCAGCAGAAGGGCTACCCCGGCGGTATGGAGCAGCACGGACCCATGATGAGCTACACCGTCCCCGGCCAGCCGCTGCAGCTCCAGCCTCAGCCACCGGGGGGCCCAGTCCCAGGCCCCCACTACGGCCACGCCAGGCCGCACATGATGGAGCCCGCTGGCTACGGAGTGAAGAGGACCGCCTCCTTCCAGAACAAGATGGCGCCGCCGCCCATGGCGGCCCCAGACAACTACATGCAAGGGAAAGGGCCCATGGGCCAGAGCGTTCCTGGGGGAGGAGGCTACCCGGCTAACCTGTACCTTCCCCCTCATTCCCACCCGCGCCAGGCCAGCCCCACCTCCCACCAGGTCCACATGATGTCCCGCTCGCCAGGCGGGGTGGCGGCCATGGGCCCCGACTTCTCTGACATGCCGCAGGGCTTGATGACGCCCTCCAGGGCCAGCCTCAACCTGGACCTGTATGAGCACCACTGGGCGGGGCCTCCGGGGGCTGAAGGCGCGCCTCAGGCCAGGCAGCCCCAGCCCCAGGGCCCCTTCAGGGGGGAGGTGCGTGCACCCAGCAGGACCAACTCCTTCAACAGTCGCTCCGCGGGGCCCAATGGCGTCCGGCCCGCGATGGCCGCGCCGCCCACAGCTGGCAAACAGGACCCCTCCTTGGGCCCTCCGAACACCATCACGGCTGTGACGTCCCCCCCCATCCAACAGCCGGTCAAGAGCATCCGCGTGATGAGGCCGGAGCCCAAGACGGCCGTGGGGCCGTGTCACCCCAGCTGGATGACGGCCCAGGAAGCCGCGGAGCCTCTGGCTTACATGCCGGAGGAGACCTACCCCCTGGAGCCCGCTCCGGAGCCACGCTGCCCCCCGCCCCCTTATCCCAAGAGCCTGCTCCTGGAGGACGGAGCCGGGGTCATGTGTGGAGCCCaggacgccgccgccgccgtcacCGTCACCGCCAGGAGCACGCGCGGCGGCAGCGGAGGGAGCGCGAAGGCCGAGGAGAGCcagcaggtgaaggagaagaacaagacgGGCAAGGGAGAGAAGGCGGTGAAGGACAAGAAGCAGATCCAGACGTCGCCCGTTCCGGTGAGGAAGAACGGGCGTgacgaggagaagagggagTCGCGCATCAAGACCTACTCGCCCTTCGCCTTCAAGTTCTACATGGAGCAGCACATAGAGAACGTGATGAAGACCCACCAGCAGAAACTGAACCGCAGGCTTCAGCTGGAGCAAGAGATGTCAAAG GCCGGCCTGTCGGAGGCGGAGCAGGAGCAGATGAGGAAGATGCTGAACCAGAAGGAGTCCAACTACAACCGGCTCCGCCGAGCCAAAATGGACAAGTCCATGTTCGTCAAGATCAAGACGCTGGGCATCGGCGCCTTCGGCGAAGTGTGCCTCACGCGCAAAGTGGACACGGGCGCGCTGTACGCCATGAAAACACTGCGCAAGAAAGACGTCCTCAACCGCAACCAG GTGGCCCACGTGAAAGCGGAGCGCGACATCCTGGCGGAGGCCGACAACGAGTGGGTGGTGCGCCTCTACTACTCCTTCCAGGACCGCAACAGCCTCTACTTCGTCATGGACTACATCCCGGGTGGGGACATGATGAGCCTGCTCATCCGGATGGGCGTCTTCCCCGAGCCTCTGGCGCGCTTCTACGTGGCGGAGCTGACGCTGGCCATCGAGAGCGTCCACAAGATGGGCTTCATCCACCGCGACATCAAGCCCGACAACATCCTCATCGACCTGGACGGACACATCAAGCTGACGGACTTCGGCCTGTGCACGGGCTTCCGCTGGACGCACAACTCCAAGTACTACCAGAAAG GGAGCCACGTCCGCCAGGACAGCATGGAGCCCAGCGACTTCTGGGACGACGTGTCCAACTGCCGCTGCGGCGACCGGCTGATGTCGCTGGAGCAGAGCGCCAACCGGCAGCACCAGCGCTGCCTGGCTCACTCGCTGGTGGGGACGCCCAACTACATCGCGCCGGAGGTGCTGCTGCGCAAAG GTTACACCCAGCTGTGTGACTGGTGGAGTGTGGGAGTGATCCTGTTTGAGATGCTGGTGGGACAGCCGCCCTTCCTGGCCTCCACGCCCACCGAGACTCAGATCAAG GTCATCAACTGGGAGAGCACGCTGCAGGTGCCCGCGCAGGTCAAACTGAGCCCCGAGGCCGTCGACATCATCGGCCGCCTCTGCTGCTCCGCGGAGGATCGCCTGGGCGCCAACGGCGCCGGCGAGATCAAGGCCCACCCCTTCTTCACCCAGATGGACTTCTCCAGCAACCTGCGGCAGCAGCCGGCGCCCTACCGGCCCAAGATCGCCCACCCGATGGACACGTCCAACTTCGACcccgtggaggaggagggcggccCCGGGGCGTGGAGCGACAGCGGCGACAGCACCCGGGCCCTGGACACGCTGTGCTCGCCGCACGGGAAGCACCCGGAGCACGCCTTCTACGAGTTCACCTTCCGCCGGTTCTTCGACGACAACGGCTGCCCCTTCCGCTACCCGAAGCCGCTCGAGGCCAGCGGGGCGGCGCCGAGCGCCGGTcgggacgacgaggaggagaacgaggaagacgaggaggaagaagaggacgacgaggaggaggacgaggagggagagcaggggGAGGGGTGCGAGCCGGTGTACGTGTAG